The DNA segment ACGACGAACAAGCCCTCCTGTAAGCGTTCGATACCTTGATCGATCAACATTTTCAGCGCTTCTTTCTGATTTTGCCGGTCGATGGCGATTGGCTTCAATGTCGCCAAAGCCCAGCCGCCGAACGGAATCTGTAGCAGGGATTTCTTTAAAACCGCGGTTTGCGGCCGAATAAACTGTCTCAACGCCACCGTCTCCCAGGCCGATTGGTGTTTGCTCAGCACGATCGCCGCCCGGTCTTGCGGGATGTGCTCCCGGCCCTCCACCTCGTAGCTCAGGCCGCAGCACAGCTTTAACATATGAAGCAGGCAGTCTATCCAGATGTCGGCGAATTTGTAGCGCAAATGAAACGGCAGGAAAAACCCGCCCAGGATCGCCACCCCGACGATCAGCGTCGAGATCACGATGTAAATGAATAGCAGGGTAGAGCCCAGATAAACTCTAAAGTCGGCTTTCGGAGACGATGTATGTCGCTGCGTCATAAAGATTGTCGAAAACGGGAACGTCTAGTTGTGGATTGTCGTTAAGGGTTTGCATGCCTTTACCGGTCTTGACCAACACCGGTCTGGCGCCGGCTGCTTGGGCGGCCTGTATGTCGCGCAACGCATCGCCGACGGCAAAAGTAGCGCATAAATCGATTTGTTTGTCTTGCGCCAATCGGCGAAACAAGCCGGCTTTGGGTTTGCGGCAATCGCATATGTCGCCGGGGCCGTGCGGGCAGTAATAGATTGCCTCGATTTCGCCGCCGGCAGCACGGGTCAGTTGCAACATTTTGGCGTGGATTGCGTCCAGCGTTGCCAAATCGAACAAGCCTCGGGCAATGCCGGACTGGTTGCTGATCACCGCTACGTGAAAGCCATGGCGGTTCAGCATGGCTATGGCTTCCAGGCTACCCGGTAAGGGCAGCCATTCAGCGGCGGATTTGATGAACTCGTCGGAATCGACGTTGATGGTGCCGTCCCGATCCAGTATCACGTAACGCCCGCTCACGCTTGCAGCTTGGAAATGTCGGCGATTCGCAAGAATTGGTTGGACAATTTGGCCAGCAGCGCCAAGCGGCTGTTACGCAGTGCCGGATCGTCGGTATTGACCATCACGTCGTCGAAAAAAGCGTCGACGCTGTCGCGCAGCTGCGCCAGGCGGCTTAGCGCCAGCGCATAATTTTGTTCCGCCAATAACGGCCCGATATCGGCCTCCGACTGTTCGGCGGCGATAAGCAGGTTTTTCTCCGCCGCTTCGACTAATGTCCCGATCTGCTCGGCCGGCGCTTGCTCGGACTTTTTCAGGATATTGCTGATCCGTTTGTTGGCTGCCGCCAAACTTTCCGCTTCGGGCAGAGCGCGGAAATTCTGTACGGCGCGGATGCGTTGCCAAAAATCGAACGGCCGGGTCGGATTAACCGCCAATACTGCCTCGAATTCGTCGCTGGAAAAGCCCTGGTCCAGGCAATAGCCTTTCAGGCGGTCGAAAACAAAGCCGACCAATTTCTGCCGGATTTCGGCCTTGTCGAAAGCGTGGCTGAATTGCGTCAGCGCCGCATCCAGCAATTCCGCAACGTCCAAGGCCAAACCGTTTTCGACCAGTATCCGCAAGATACCTATCGCGGCACGGCGTAAGGCATACGGATCCTTATCGCCGGTCGGAATCAGGCCAACGCTGAAAATACCGGCCAGCGTGTCGATTTTTTCCGCCAACGCCAGCGCAATGCTGATCGGCGCCTGCGGAATTTCGCCACCGGATTGTTTCGGGAAATACTGTTCTTCCAGCGCGTGGGCCACCGCCAAATCTTCGCCGTCGGCCGCGGCATAATAGCGCCCCATCGTGCCTTGCAGATTGGCGAACTCGCCGACCATATTAGTTATCAGATCGGTTTTCGCCAGTAGGGCTGCGCGCTTGGCCAAGCCCGTGTCGGCGCCGAGTTGTTCAGCAATCAGGCCGGCCAGATTGGCGACACGTTCGGTTTTGTCGAACAAGGTGCCCAGGTCTTTCTGGAATACGATGGTTTTCAGGCTTTCCACCCGTTCGGCCAGCGACTGTTTTCTATCCTGCTTCCAGAAAAATTCGGCATCGACCAAGCGCGGCAGTACCACCCGCTCGTTGCCGGCCCGAATCGAATCCGGCCGCGAGCTTTCGATATTGGCGAAGGTAATGAAATGCGGCAGCAAACCGCCTTGCGCATTCTTCACCGGGAAGTATTTCTGGTTGGCCTGCATCGTCGTGATCAATACCTCCTGCGGCAATTCTAGAAAACGGGAATCGAAATTGCCCACCACCGGCACCGGCCATTCGTTCAGCGCAGCAACCTCTTCCAGCAGGTCCGCCTCGATATGGGCGACGCCGCCGACTTTTTCCGCCGCTTGGTTCGCCGCATCGCGAATCACCGCCATCCGTTCCTCGAAATCGGCCAGCACCTTGCCCTGCAGTCTTAAAACCTCCAGATACTCGTGCGGATCGTGAATGCTCAAATCCTGCGGCGAGTGAAAGCGGTGGCCGCGGGTGATCCGGCCGGTAGTGCGGCCGAGGATGTCGGTAACGATGATTTCGCTGCCGAACAATAGCACCGCCCAATGTACCGGTCGGGCGAATTCGGCGTCGAAACTGCCCCAGCGCATGCGCTTGGCGATCGGCAGATTGGCCAAGGCCTTGCGGATGATGTCCGGTAATAATTCGGCGGTGGCCTGACCTTTTACGGCCTGCTTGAAGATCAGCCAGGAGCCTTTGTCGGTCTCCAGTTTTTCCAATTGCTCGAAACTGGCGCCGCAACTGGCCGCGAAGCCCAAGGCCGCCTTGCTGGGCGCGCCGTCCGGCCCGTAAGCCGCTTGCAGGGCCGGGCCGCGTTTCTCGACCACCTTGTCGGCCTGAAAGGTTTGCAGATCGTCGATCAATACCGCGAGTCGGCGCGGAGTGGCATAGGCGCGGGCCAAGTCGTAACTCAACCCGGCATCCTGCAGACCGGCCAGGATGTTGTCCAGCAAGGCCTGGCTCAGGCGTTTCAGAGACTTCGGCGGTAATTCCTCGCAGCCCAATTCGAATAGAAAATGATTGGTCGCAGTCATGATTACGCTCCTTGTCTGGCCAGAATCGGAAAGCCCAGCGCTTCCCGGCGGTTGTAATAAGCTTCGGCGACCGATTTGGCCATATTGCGGACCCTGAGGATATAGCGTTGGCGCTCGGTCACGGAAATGGCGTGGCGGGCGTCGAGCAGGTTAAACGAATGCGAGGCTTTCAACACCATTTCATAGGCCGGCAGCGGCAGATTTTTTTCCAACAACATCAGGCATTCGCGTTCGTAGGTGTCGAAGCAGTTGAACAGGAAATCGACGTTGGCCAGATCGAAGTTGAACTCCGACATTTCCACCTCGTTCTGGTGAAATACGTCGCCGTAAGTGACCACGCCCTGCGGGCCCTGAGTCCAGACCAGATCGAATACGGACTCGACGCCTTGCAGATACATCGCGATCCGTTCCAGACCATAAGTAATCTCGCCGGTTACCGGCCGGCATTCCAAACCGCCGACTTGTTGGAAATAGGTAAATTGCGTCACTTCCATACCGTTCAACCACACTTCCCAGCCCAAGCCCCAGGCGCCCAGGGTCGGCGACTCCCAGTTGTCCTCGACGAAGCGGATGTCGTGTTCCAACAGATCCAGCCCCAAATGGCGCAACGATCCCAGGTAAAGCTCCTGGATGTTGTCCGGCGACGGCTTCATGATCACCTGGAATTGGTAGTAGTGCTGCAAGCGGTTCGGATTTTCGCCATAGCGGCCGTCGGTCGGCCGACGCGAAGGCTGCACGTATGCCGAGTTCCACGGTTCCGGACCGATCGCGCGCAAAAACGTGGCCGGATGGAAGGTGCCGGCGCCGACTTCCTGGTCCAAAGGCTGCAACAACACACACCCCTGATTCGACCAGTATTCCTGCAAAGTCAGAATCAGGCCCTGAAAAGTTGAGACATCGTTTTTGCTAGTCGACACGTTGAGAGCCACTCGTTTGGTAAAAATGCCCCGATTATATCCGAAATCGCTACGCAGGGCGGAAGGGCGCCGGGCCGCCGATACCCGACAAAGCTTGCTGGCGACGGGCGGGCCGCCGCAAAATCCAGAGTGAATTCGGCTGCGGTTAGACTAGTCGACAACTCGGTTAAAACCGCCGGTTTTGGATTAGAATGCCCGGCCATGGCCCGCAATCGCCCTTGTAACTTCCCAACCCGTGCCCAGCGATGAATAAAATTACCGAGCGCCTTCGCCAATACTGGCTTCTCGCCCGCTTCGACAAACCCATAGGCATTTTCATTTTGCTGTGGCCTACCTTATGGGCGTTATGGATTGCCGGCAACGGCAGGCCTGACGGACTGGTGTTGACGGTATTCGTTGCCGGCGTGGTTTTGATGCGCGCGGCCGGCTGCGTCATCAACGATTATGCCGACCGCGATTTCGACCCGCATGTCGACCGCTGCAAGCAACGGCCGATCGCCGCCGGCCGCGTCACGCCCAAAGAAGCCTTGCTGGTATTTGCAGCACTGTGCCTGACCGCGTTCGGCCTGGTGTTATTAATGAACTGGTACACTATAGCGCTGTCCTTCGTCGGCGCTTTTCTGGCGGCCAGCTATCCGTTCATGAAACGCTATACCCATTTGCCGCAAGCCTATCTGGGCGCGGCATTCGGTTTTGCGGTACCGATGGCGTTTGCCGCCCAAACCAACAGCATCCCGTTGGTGGGCTGGGTTTTATATCTGGCGGTTTTGCTGTGGGCGCTGGTGTACGACACGATGTATGCGATGGTTGATATCGACGACGACTTGAAAATCGGCGTTAAATCCACGGCAATTTTATTCGGCAGCCGGGTGCGGGAAATCACCGGCGGTCTGCAAGTCGTCATACTGGGCTTGTTAGTCTGGATCGGCACGCGACAGCAATTGGCCTGGCCCTATTACGCCGGTTTATTGGCCGCGACCGGTTTTGCGGTTTACCAGCAAACGCTGATCTTCCATTTCGACAAACCCAATTGTTTCAAAGCGTTTTTGAACAACAACTGGTTTGGTCTGGCCGTATTTGCCGGGCTGGTACTGGCATACCTGTAACCGGACAGACTGGGTTGACGCCGGATTTTTTGCGTTACCGGCGGTCCTCCCAAGCGGATGCGTTTGCCAGGCGGCGGTGATGCTTTTATTACCGCAACTGAATTTTGGCAAGCCGCGGCTGTTGGCCGCGGACTTGGCGAGGTAGAACCCGTAGCGCGGCTATTTGGATGCGGGATGTTCGCTGGTTTCAAGGCATATGGTGGGCTCGCGTTGACAATCAATCGATTGATTGATATTTTCTAAATCAATCGATTGATTTCTTGCTTGGATATTCGGCGGCATGACTAAAACCACCCCCTACGACACCGATACTCATGATTCCCGCAGCAGACTGGTCAGCGCTGCACTGCGCCTGTTTGCCGAAAAAGGTTACGAAGGCGCCTCCACCCGCGAGATCTGCGAGGCGGCAGGCGTCAACATTTCCGCGATCCGCTATTACTTCGGCGACAAAGCCGGCTTGTACCGCGCCGCGTTCACCGAGCCGATGGGTGAATCCCCGTGCGGTGCGAACATAGCCGAATATGCCGATTTGCCGTTGCCCGAAGTGTTTTACCGCTTCTTCAGCGAATTTCTGGAGCCCCTCAAAAAAGGCGAAGAGCTCGGGCTGGTGATGAAGCTGCATTTTCGGGAGATGATCGAGCCGACCGGGGCTTGGCAGCAAGAGATCGATGCGGAGATCAAGCCGCAGCACGATGGCTTGGTGGCGTTGTTGCAAGCCCATTTTGGCCTGGCTGAAATCGACGACGATTTGCATCGGCTGGCGTTCTCGATCACCGGCATGGCCGTGCATTTTTATGTCGGGCAAGACGTCATCGCCGCGGTTTCGCCGCCGTTGTTGAATACGCCCGACGCAGTCGACATCCTGGCGGAACGTTTGGCCGGCTACGCGACGGCTATGGTTGCCGGGGAGGCGGCACGGCGTCGGCTGCCCGTTGTAGCCCAGGTTTGGCATTCGCATTAAATCAGATCTATTTCACTGGAGGAAAACCATGACCCACGGAAAAATCATTGCATTGGTCGTTGCCTTGCTGTCGATGATCGGGCTCGGTCTGGCGGTTGGCAGCGCTAAGGAACCTGCGCCCGCCGCATTACCGGCCGCCAACCCGGCGCTTAGCGTCACCACGGTGCAGCCGCAAATGGTGGACATGCCGATTGCCCTGACCGCCAACGGTTCGATCGCGGCGTGGCAGGAAGCGGTGATCGGTGCCGAAATCGGCGACTTGCGGCTCAACGCCGTTAACGTGCAAGTCGGGGAAACCGTGAAGAAAGGCCAGGTGTTGGCAACCTTTGCCGACGAAAGCGTGTTGGCCGACATTGCGCAAAGCCGCGGCATCGTTGCCGAAGCCGAAGCCAATCTGGCGGAAGCGCGGGCCAATGCCGAACGCGCGCGCAAAGTGCTGGAGAAAGG comes from the Methylomonas sp. EFPC3 genome and includes:
- a CDS encoding lysophospholipid acyltransferase family protein, translated to MTQRHTSSPKADFRVYLGSTLLFIYIVISTLIVGVAILGGFFLPFHLRYKFADIWIDCLLHMLKLCCGLSYEVEGREHIPQDRAAIVLSKHQSAWETVALRQFIRPQTAVLKKSLLQIPFGGWALATLKPIAIDRQNQKEALKMLIDQGIERLQEGLFVVVFPEGTRVAPGAHKKFNAGGAMLAQKSGFPVIPLAHNAGEFWPRNSFLKYPGVIKVKIGPPITTVNKKSKDINAEAEAWISQAMAEIEAEKTKV
- the gmhB gene encoding D-glycero-beta-D-manno-heptose 1,7-bisphosphate 7-phosphatase; translation: MSGRYVILDRDGTINVDSDEFIKSAAEWLPLPGSLEAIAMLNRHGFHVAVISNQSGIARGLFDLATLDAIHAKMLQLTRAAGGEIEAIYYCPHGPGDICDCRKPKAGLFRRLAQDKQIDLCATFAVGDALRDIQAAQAAGARPVLVKTGKGMQTLNDNPQLDVPVFDNLYDAATYIVSESRL
- the glyS gene encoding glycine--tRNA ligase subunit beta is translated as MTATNHFLFELGCEELPPKSLKRLSQALLDNILAGLQDAGLSYDLARAYATPRRLAVLIDDLQTFQADKVVEKRGPALQAAYGPDGAPSKAALGFAASCGASFEQLEKLETDKGSWLIFKQAVKGQATAELLPDIIRKALANLPIAKRMRWGSFDAEFARPVHWAVLLFGSEIIVTDILGRTTGRITRGHRFHSPQDLSIHDPHEYLEVLRLQGKVLADFEERMAVIRDAANQAAEKVGGVAHIEADLLEEVAALNEWPVPVVGNFDSRFLELPQEVLITTMQANQKYFPVKNAQGGLLPHFITFANIESSRPDSIRAGNERVVLPRLVDAEFFWKQDRKQSLAERVESLKTIVFQKDLGTLFDKTERVANLAGLIAEQLGADTGLAKRAALLAKTDLITNMVGEFANLQGTMGRYYAAADGEDLAVAHALEEQYFPKQSGGEIPQAPISIALALAEKIDTLAGIFSVGLIPTGDKDPYALRRAAIGILRILVENGLALDVAELLDAALTQFSHAFDKAEIRQKLVGFVFDRLKGYCLDQGFSSDEFEAVLAVNPTRPFDFWQRIRAVQNFRALPEAESLAAANKRISNILKKSEQAPAEQIGTLVEAAEKNLLIAAEQSEADIGPLLAEQNYALALSRLAQLRDSVDAFFDDVMVNTDDPALRNSRLALLAKLSNQFLRIADISKLQA
- the glyQ gene encoding glycine--tRNA ligase subunit alpha; the encoded protein is MSTSKNDVSTFQGLILTLQEYWSNQGCVLLQPLDQEVGAGTFHPATFLRAIGPEPWNSAYVQPSRRPTDGRYGENPNRLQHYYQFQVIMKPSPDNIQELYLGSLRHLGLDLLEHDIRFVEDNWESPTLGAWGLGWEVWLNGMEVTQFTYFQQVGGLECRPVTGEITYGLERIAMYLQGVESVFDLVWTQGPQGVVTYGDVFHQNEVEMSEFNFDLANVDFLFNCFDTYERECLMLLEKNLPLPAYEMVLKASHSFNLLDARHAISVTERQRYILRVRNMAKSVAEAYYNRREALGFPILARQGA
- the ubiA gene encoding 4-hydroxybenzoate octaprenyltransferase, encoding MNKITERLRQYWLLARFDKPIGIFILLWPTLWALWIAGNGRPDGLVLTVFVAGVVLMRAAGCVINDYADRDFDPHVDRCKQRPIAAGRVTPKEALLVFAALCLTAFGLVLLMNWYTIALSFVGAFLAASYPFMKRYTHLPQAYLGAAFGFAVPMAFAAQTNSIPLVGWVLYLAVLLWALVYDTMYAMVDIDDDLKIGVKSTAILFGSRVREITGGLQVVILGLLVWIGTRQQLAWPYYAGLLAATGFAVYQQTLIFHFDKPNCFKAFLNNNWFGLAVFAGLVLAYL
- a CDS encoding CerR family C-terminal domain-containing protein, giving the protein MTKTTPYDTDTHDSRSRLVSAALRLFAEKGYEGASTREICEAAGVNISAIRYYFGDKAGLYRAAFTEPMGESPCGANIAEYADLPLPEVFYRFFSEFLEPLKKGEELGLVMKLHFREMIEPTGAWQQEIDAEIKPQHDGLVALLQAHFGLAEIDDDLHRLAFSITGMAVHFYVGQDVIAAVSPPLLNTPDAVDILAERLAGYATAMVAGEAARRRLPVVAQVWHSH